In Desulfosediminicola ganghwensis, a single window of DNA contains:
- a CDS encoding ArsR/SmtB family transcription factor, producing MKGKQRALIEAKANVLKALGHPTRLWMAEQLADGEKCVCELAETIDADFSTISKHLSVLKQAGVVADEKRGKMVYYRLKVPCILNFMPCVEAVIQAGIEERNGLLG from the coding sequence ATGAAAGGTAAACAACGAGCATTGATTGAGGCGAAAGCCAATGTATTAAAAGCCCTGGGGCATCCGACCAGGCTCTGGATGGCCGAGCAGCTCGCCGATGGAGAAAAATGCGTTTGCGAACTCGCAGAAACCATCGATGCAGATTTTTCTACCATTTCCAAACATCTCTCCGTACTCAAGCAGGCCGGTGTGGTTGCAGATGAAAAACGGGGCAAGATGGTCTACTACAGACTCAAGGTTCCATGCATCCTGAACTTTATGCCCTGCGTGGAAGCGGTTATCCAGGCAGGCATCGAAGAGAGGAATGGACTCCTGGGCTGA
- a CDS encoding permease has protein sequence MNWKVEWKYLVWIIAVFLGCYFLPVGYPRFDNAMLEAFHLVKWYAQEHVLLCLVPAFFIAGAIGVFVSQSSVMKYLGAEANKVLAYGVASVSGTILAVCSCTILPLFAGIYKMGAGLGPATAFLYSGPAINVLAIVLTATVLGPTMGIARGVGAVVFSIIIGLLMAFFFRNEEENKPAVPIAMMADENVRPLWQNALYFFSMVGILVFANWGKPQAADGLWAFLYNIKWLITSGFGLLFAAILVRWFGVRTWKIALVTSVVALLAFAAPDHPALAFTAGFIGLSLITSMDNGELGKWFSSSWDFAKQILPLLLIGVLIAGALLGRVGNEGLIPSEWVAAAVGGNSLRANFFASFAGAFMYFATLTEVPILQGLIGSGMGKGPALALLLAGPALSLPNMLVIRSVMGTKKTAVFVALVITMATLSGLIFGSFFA, from the coding sequence ATGAACTGGAAAGTTGAATGGAAGTATCTGGTCTGGATCATAGCCGTTTTTCTTGGATGTTATTTCCTGCCAGTGGGGTACCCCCGCTTTGACAACGCTATGCTCGAGGCATTCCACCTGGTCAAATGGTATGCGCAGGAGCATGTTCTTCTCTGCCTTGTTCCCGCTTTCTTCATAGCGGGTGCGATCGGTGTCTTTGTCAGTCAGTCCTCCGTTATGAAATATCTGGGCGCTGAGGCCAACAAGGTGCTTGCTTACGGGGTCGCATCTGTTTCCGGGACCATCCTGGCCGTTTGTTCCTGCACCATCCTGCCGCTCTTTGCAGGTATTTACAAGATGGGAGCCGGTCTTGGCCCTGCCACCGCGTTTCTCTATTCCGGGCCTGCCATCAATGTACTTGCCATTGTTCTGACCGCCACCGTTCTCGGCCCGACCATGGGGATTGCACGAGGTGTGGGTGCGGTGGTCTTCAGCATCATTATCGGATTGCTCATGGCATTTTTCTTCCGCAATGAAGAAGAAAACAAACCCGCAGTTCCTATTGCAATGATGGCAGACGAAAATGTCCGGCCGTTATGGCAAAACGCACTCTACTTTTTTTCCATGGTCGGCATACTGGTTTTCGCTAATTGGGGTAAACCGCAGGCAGCAGATGGATTGTGGGCATTCTTGTATAACATCAAATGGCTCATTACCTCAGGCTTCGGCCTGCTCTTTGCCGCAATCCTTGTGCGCTGGTTCGGGGTACGTACCTGGAAAATAGCACTGGTAACCTCCGTAGTTGCTCTCTTGGCATTTGCTGCCCCCGACCATCCGGCACTCGCCTTCACAGCAGGGTTTATCGGCTTGTCACTCATCACCAGTATGGATAACGGCGAATTAGGGAAATGGTTCTCTTCTTCATGGGATTTTGCCAAACAGATACTGCCACTCCTGCTGATCGGTGTGCTCATTGCCGGTGCCCTGCTTGGCCGTGTCGGCAATGAAGGACTGATCCCTTCCGAATGGGTAGCTGCCGCAGTTGGCGGCAATTCCCTCAGGGCAAACTTTTTCGCCTCGTTTGCCGGGGCGTTCATGTACTTTGCCACCCTGACAGAGGTACCTATTCTCCAGGGGTTGATTGGCAGCGGCATGGGCAAAGGCCCGGCGCTGGCGCTGCTGCTTGCGGGCCCGGCACTCAGCCTGCCCAATATGCTGGTCATCCGCAGTGTAATGGGCACTAAAAAGACAGCGGTTTTTGTTGCACTTGTCATCACCATGGCAACATTGAGCGGCCTGATCTTCGGGTCATTTTTCGCATAA
- a CDS encoding thioredoxin family protein — MKIQVFGPGCTKCQQVADNAKAAAEALGIEYEIEKISDFNVMMGFGVMMTPAIAIEGEVKVVGKVPTVDEIKTMLS; from the coding sequence ATGAAAATTCAGGTTTTTGGTCCAGGATGCACAAAATGCCAGCAGGTCGCTGATAATGCCAAAGCGGCCGCTGAAGCGCTGGGGATTGAGTACGAGATAGAAAAAATTTCCGATTTCAATGTAATGATGGGCTTTGGGGTAATGATGACTCCGGCCATCGCCATTGAAGGAGAAGTGAAGGTGGTTGGAAAGGTTCCTACGGTTGATGAAATTAAAACTATGCTCAGCTAA
- a CDS encoding putative zinc-binding protein produces the protein MSTPQTDCKCSCSTSNGIAPKLVYACSGSADVGELSDRVARKLSREGHGKMSCLAGIGGRVTGLLKSAEAASGILAIDGCKLHCGLKSMQEAGFSQVTHLCLDDLGYTKGATEITESAIHQVAQHAASMLSSK, from the coding sequence ATGAGTACCCCGCAGACTGATTGTAAATGCAGTTGCAGCACCAGTAACGGTATCGCACCAAAATTGGTTTATGCATGTTCCGGTTCTGCAGATGTGGGAGAACTCAGTGACAGGGTCGCGAGAAAGCTGAGCCGTGAGGGGCACGGTAAGATGTCGTGCCTCGCCGGCATAGGCGGCAGGGTCACTGGTCTGCTCAAATCGGCAGAAGCAGCCAGCGGTATCCTGGCAATCGATGGCTGCAAACTCCATTGTGGCCTGAAATCCATGCAGGAAGCGGGCTTTTCACAAGTTACACACCTTTGCCTTGATGATCTCGGGTACACCAAGGGAGCAACTGAGATAACCGAATCGGCCATCCACCAGGTTGCCCAACATGCCGCATCAATGCTCAGCAGTAAATAG